GAGATGGCGGAAAAGGAGGTTTTCAATTGCTCGTTAAGGTGAAAGGGGAAAGTTGGATGTTGGTCCGGTGATATTTGCAAGGGTGAGAAATCCTTTGAAATGGTAGCTGGACGATATAGAAGGGATAGATCCACGAAGCATTGAATCAAGTCCACTGTCTGGGCAGCCATCAACGGGGTAGGTGGTATCTTTTGTATATTGGCTTTCAAATCCAGAATGGTTTAATCGCTAATCAGTGACAAACTCAGTATCTGGTTTGTGCCGCAAAGTGCAGGGAAGGCTTCCCTGGCTGACACTAGCAAGTATCAAACCCTCATTGCAAGATGAAACATGTCAAAGTTTGGCTGTAATCCTGGAGAAATCAGGAGAGTACTTCATGTCGAAAAGAGACATCCTCATCGTCAGTTCTACAGAAGGTCATCATACTGATGCAGGGCAAAAGTGCTATTCAGACTGGCAGATGCGGTTGCTTCGTGCTTGATATGAGCTGCGAATAGCTAATATGAATTTAATTTCTTGCCATGAACAGGAAATTAAATTCATTGGTAGACAAGCTTAGTTTTTTGTAGGTGAGGAAGGGACAATCCTTGTTGAGCAAAATCTTTAGGGTCACTATCAAATATCTTTCAACCTTAAAACAAGTTGCAAGACTTGTATGGACAGTCAATCCTCGAACTTTTCTGGCTTTATTTAGCTTAGCAATTCTAAATGGGTTGTTCCCCACTGCTAGCGCATTCTTCACCTCTAGCTTGCTTCAGATGCTAGTGCAAACGCTACACACCAAAAACGTTGTCAACTTGCCTGCTAATTTTATTGGGTTGTTAATGCTCATGGCCGGAGTAGCTGTGCTCAATCACGTTTTCCAACATCTGAGTACTGTCATCCAGAATCTCTATCAAACACTTGTTTCTAATCATATAGGCCTGCTCATTGCTGAAAAAGCAGCAGTGATTGACCTGGCCTTCTTCGAGAATCCGGCCTTTCATAACAAAATGCGCACTGCTGTAGGGGAAGCCAGTTATCGCCCAATGATGCTCCTTAACGGCCTGATGAATCTGGCTTCGACGCTCACCACACTGTTCTCCATGAGTCTTGTAATAGCACTCTGGCAAGCCTGGATCATTCCAGTAATTTTCCTCAGTTCCCTGGCTATGCTTTGGGCCTCGGTCCATTTCGGAGCCCAACGCGTAGCTTTGCTTAGTGGGCGCGCTGAAACCGAACGTAAGAAACAGTATTTACAGACATTACTTACCTCCGAGCAGGGGGCAAAAGAGATCCGACTATTTAGTCTGCGGCAGTTCCTACTCAATAACTATCGGGCTTTGCTCGATTCGACGTTTCGGCAGGATCGTAAACTTGCTTTCCGTCAGGTATTCTATCTGGGAGCAATAGATGTGCTTCTATCAGTCGTGCAACCATTGCTCTACAGCTTTACGGCGATACAAGTTTTACAAGGTTTGATTAATATCGGCCAGTTCAGCTTCTACACCCAATCAATTCAGCAATTGCAAGGGACACTGATCGGACAGATGTCCTCACTCGGCACTCTGCATGAGGGCAACCTGTTCGTGACCAATCTGCTCAACTTTCTGGATTGGCAGCCTCAGGTTGAAGCACCACGAACTGAGTCCAAGAAATATCTCGCCGCCATTTCTGCCAGACCACGCATTGAATTTCGAGAAGTGACGTTCTGCTATCCCGATACAGAGAGGATAGCCCTTGATAATGTTAGTTTCGTCATCCAGCCAGGCGAGGCAATAGCACTGGTGGGTGAAAATGGTGCTGGCAAGAGTACATTTGTCAAACTTCTGGCAGGGCTATACGAGCCAACGGCGGGGCAAATCTTACTGGATGACGTGCCGATTCTACATCTGGATCGAGATGATCTACGACGCTATCTCAGTGTGATTTTCCAGGACTACACTATCTATTATCTGTCCGCCTACAACAACATAGGTGTCGGACAAGTCGAACATATACAGGACAAGGCATTGCTTGAGGCAGCGGCCAAACGATGCGGGTTAGATCATGTTATTGCAAGTCTGCCGAATGGTTTTGAGACAGTACTAGGGAGCTTTTGGGAGCATGGACATGAGTTATCAGGTGGACAGCGGCAATTGGTAGCGATGGCACGCGCGCTAGTGCGTAACGCTCCCATACTAGTGTTAGATGAGCCGTCCGCCGCATTGGACATTTACACTGAACGCAGCCTCTTTCAGCATCTGTTAGAGGACCGGGCTAGTGGGCAGTTCCAGACAGTGATTTTTATCTCACATCGATTTGCAAGTGTACGCCTTGCCGACCGTATCCTGGTCTTAGAGCATGGAAACGTGATCGAGCAAGGAACCCATGACGAATTGCTCAATCGAAACGGGCGTTATGCAGAGATGTTTAATCTACAGGCAGAACAGTACAACACTAGCAGCAGGCTGATAACTGTAGTAGAGTGAGATAGTTCCCAGTCTGATTATGCGTACTCATTTCTGTGCCCATCAGATGTTGCGGTATGAGGATGCATCCAAAACCGGAACAAACTGGGGAGGAGCAAAAGAAAGAAGATAGGCCGTCATCTCAAAAAGTCTCCCATATTTCTTGGGAGATCGATGAGAAATGATCTACAACAGGAGGATCCAATGTTTACAACATATTTACTGGTGTTCTGTCGGGTCACTATTGCTTTATTATTTATTTTCTCCTTTTGCGGCAAGCTTCTAGCTCTCAGAGACTTTGCTGTTACTATTGGGGACTTTAAACTGTTACCACGAAAATGGAGTAAGGGCGCGGCAATACTCTTTCTGATTGGTGAAATCACCACAGCAATACTTGTGACTATGGATGTTAATTTAACATTCATCGGATTTTTGCTAGCGATAACATTGCTGATGATTTTCTCTGTCGCCCTAGTAACTGCATTGTGGCGTAAGCTCGATATGAGCTGCAATTGTTTCGGCAGGACTGAGCAGCGTATCTCTCACTATGATGTGATTCGCAACGGCATCTTTATCCTTTGTGGTCTGACCGGCCTGTGGCTGCTAAGGTATGCTCCACAAGGCTTGTCTGTTAGCGAGATTATACTGCTTGCACTTATGAGTACCGTATTCCTCCTGTTTATCGTGAAGTTGGATGATATTGTTGAGACACTTCGCCAACCTTTCCCAAACTTTGAAGAACGGAGATAAATCCAATGGAATCCTTGCTGCTTCTAAGCCTGAGTATCCTCTGGGGTGTGGTATCGGTTATTCTGGCATTGACATTGCGGATTCTTCGCTGGCTAAGGGCCTCCTCTGAGGCGCGAATGAAACAACAAGAGACTATGGAGGAGCGCCCAGCATTGATTATTGGCGCACCAGCAGGAGACTTCAAAGCCAGGACTCTTGCTGGTAAAGCAGTACGCTTGGATGACTATGCTGGTCGCTCCGTCATCTTTATTTTTGTTTCGCCGGCATGTGGCCATTGCCGCATAGAAATGCCGGCACTCATCAAACTGGCTCCTTTGGCGCAGAAAAATGCAGGGACAGAGATCATTCTCGTCAGCGATTGGGGCCCTGTCGTGACACAACAGTGGCTAGAAACTATACGAAGCGAAGACCATGTGGACGTGCAGCTACCAATTTTGGTCGCCCCACGCGGGAAAACTGATTTTCTGGACGACTATAACCCAAGGCATCTCACCCCCTCTTTTTGTCTTCTCGATGCGCAAGGTAACGTACAAGCTACGGGGGGTATCCCATCGACCGCATGGAATAAACTCAAGCGGATTTGGGAAGGGACGACCAAGCTTCCGGCCTTCACACTTATGAAGTCTGATGATGTAGGTCGAAAGGGACATGAAGTATAAATTGTTTAGCTATTATGGGGCGAGAGGAACAAATGGAAGCTCAGGAAAGATATAACCAGTTCCTCAACGATATATGGAAAGAGTTTCCCTCGAAAGTACAGGAGAAGCTAAGGCAGATATTAGCTGAGTGTGGCAGTTGGTCAGCAGAGCTAGCCACAGAAGCATTGCTGTTACAAGAGCAAGAATATACAGTGATGAGGGGAAAGATGAGCTAGGTGAGGTGCAGCAAATGACCATGCTCATCATTTACCGAATAGGATCTCTTGTAAAGGAACTGGACAGAACAACGAGAAAGGATGTTCTATGATACAAGGCATCATCGCGAATTTCTTTACCTTCTCCGATGTCAATGGCACTCTTCAGATCACCTATTATCCTCAGGCACGACTCGACTACCAGGGTCCCGAAGGGCGTTTTATCTATCCTGGTGCCAGTCCAGGTCGCTATATAACCATCCAAGAGCAAAGCTTTCTTGGTCAGCAGATCACGATAGTGCTCGCGCCAGCGGCTGATGGTCCCTCTATGACTCTGACTCTTTTGCTCCCCCCCATGAACATGGCGGGTCAGCATGAGCAGGATTTTGACACCCTCGCTATCAAGACCACCAGATCGGGCCTGCTGTCTCCCAGAGGGGCGCTGCTCACCTACGAAGTAATCCCCTTACAGGGAATTGCTCAACATCTCCTCCATCCGCCCTATAGTCGGCAGGGACCTCTGTCAGATGAGCCACAAGAGGCCTTCAAGGCAATTGCTAATGAGATTATGAAGATGAGCGAGGTCGATCAGCAGATGAGGAAGAGGGGGCAGTGGGATGCTTCGATTGATGTGGCAAATACGCAGCGGATGAAGGGGATTGTTGAGCACATGGGGTGGCCAACGAGATCTAAGGTGGGAAGTCCTGCTTCGAAGATGGCGTGGCAGCTTGTCCAGCATGCGGATCATGACCGTGCCTTTCAGCAGGCGTGCCTCGATCTCATGAAGGCGCAAGCGCCAGGCGAGGTGTCGCCAGTGAATATCGCGTATTTAGAGGATCGGGTGAGAGTGGCAGAGGGGCGTCCTCAGGTCTATGGCACGCAATTTTATAGCGATGAGGCAGGCAAGGTTGGCCCAAGGCCAATTGAAGATCCAGACCACGTTGATGAGCGAAGACAAGCGGTGGGTCTGCAGCCGCTCAGTGACTATGCGCGTGAGGTAGAGCAGTCTTACCAGGAGTACCACCCGAGCTAGTGCTGCACTTGTGCCTGCTTTCTTCTCCCGTGGTTCGGACGGCTTCCTCTTTAAATTCTTTAGTGGAGGTTTTCTGAACCTTTGCCATGTTGATCCCTTTCCTGATTTGTTAGAGTATATCTCAGCTTTGCTGACTCTATCAAACTTGGGCAGGGTCAAAGCTCTTTATCGCAGTTTTGGCAGATGCCTACCTCATAGTCTGGATCAATGTCCTCGTTCCACGGACCGTCACCATTTTCGTCGCCATACGTATACCAGCGCTCTACGGCATTCTATCGTTCCTTTTCGCTCCTCCCAGTAGGTTTCACCTGTGATGCTTACGCTTCTCTCAAAAGTCTGAGAATCTCCTTGTCTACGTCAGAGTGCTCTTGAGACCGTTATTATTTTCCCCTACGGTGAATACAACGATGCTGCTAAATGAGAACGCTAAGGGGTAAATGAGTTCAGAATACGCTCCAACTCTTGCAGGGGTGGCTTGTGAAGGACTTTTTGAGCTGCCTTAGTTGTTCTGGCATGTGGCTTCATACAAACCCCAAGAAGCGAAAAGATGGCTAGAGGATAGCATAGAAGGTGGCGCTTGTGAAACGAAGTTCAATTATTGAGCGAGGAATAAGGGGTGGCATGTGTTTCACAATGAGAACACACGCCGACGGCACCTTGTGCTCTGTCTCTTCCGCTACGGTTGATATAGGTGGCAAAAATGAGGTTAAAATCCAGGAGTCGAGTTAGCGTACCCGCAAAAGGACTATGCAACGCGAGCGCAATACATTGTATAATATTCAGGAGGGCCTGTAGCCCGTTACAACATCGAACTCGTCATAACGCAAAGGGTAGTGCGATAGTGAACACCCGCGCTACCCTTTCTACCACCATTAAGAGGCTGCACTGCAACCATGATAGAAGAAGTCACAAAGGACATATTTCGGATTTGTGTCCCCATTCCTTTTCCACTGCGCACCGTCAATATGCACGCCATCGTAGGCAAAGATGGGTGGGCCTTAATTGATACCGGCATGGGCGTCCCTGATGCCCGCGCGGCGTTTTCCGCCGGCCTGGAACGCGCCGGACTGACAATCAATACCTTGAAAGCCATCGTTCTGACCCACCATCATCCTGATCATGTCGGGCTTTCGGGCGAGCTGCACAAACAGAGCGGCGCGGCCATCTATATGCATCCAATCGATGAAGCAGGGGTGCAGATTCTGTGGAAAGGCACCATGCCACAGCGGTTCGGCAGCGTCTCGCAATTTTTTTCGCAGCATGGCATGCCGCCTACAACGCTCTGGTTCTCGCAGGTTGACCCCGAGCTTATGCGCT
This region of Ktedonobacteraceae bacterium genomic DNA includes:
- a CDS encoding ABC transporter ATP-binding protein, which gives rise to MLSKIFRVTIKYLSTLKQVARLVWTVNPRTFLALFSLAILNGLFPTASAFFTSSLLQMLVQTLHTKNVVNLPANFIGLLMLMAGVAVLNHVFQHLSTVIQNLYQTLVSNHIGLLIAEKAAVIDLAFFENPAFHNKMRTAVGEASYRPMMLLNGLMNLASTLTTLFSMSLVIALWQAWIIPVIFLSSLAMLWASVHFGAQRVALLSGRAETERKKQYLQTLLTSEQGAKEIRLFSLRQFLLNNYRALLDSTFRQDRKLAFRQVFYLGAIDVLLSVVQPLLYSFTAIQVLQGLINIGQFSFYTQSIQQLQGTLIGQMSSLGTLHEGNLFVTNLLNFLDWQPQVEAPRTESKKYLAAISARPRIEFREVTFCYPDTERIALDNVSFVIQPGEAIALVGENGAGKSTFVKLLAGLYEPTAGQILLDDVPILHLDRDDLRRYLSVIFQDYTIYYLSAYNNIGVGQVEHIQDKALLEAAAKRCGLDHVIASLPNGFETVLGSFWEHGHELSGGQRQLVAMARALVRNAPILVLDEPSAALDIYTERSLFQHLLEDRASGQFQTVIFISHRFASVRLADRILVLEHGNVIEQGTHDELLNRNGRYAEMFNLQAEQYNTSSRLITVVE
- a CDS encoding MauE/DoxX family redox-associated membrane protein encodes the protein MFTTYLLVFCRVTIALLFIFSFCGKLLALRDFAVTIGDFKLLPRKWSKGAAILFLIGEITTAILVTMDVNLTFIGFLLAITLLMIFSVALVTALWRKLDMSCNCFGRTEQRISHYDVIRNGIFILCGLTGLWLLRYAPQGLSVSEIILLALMSTVFLLFIVKLDDIVETLRQPFPNFEERR
- a CDS encoding redoxin domain-containing protein; translation: MESLLLLSLSILWGVVSVILALTLRILRWLRASSEARMKQQETMEERPALIIGAPAGDFKARTLAGKAVRLDDYAGRSVIFIFVSPACGHCRIEMPALIKLAPLAQKNAGTEIILVSDWGPVVTQQWLETIRSEDHVDVQLPILVAPRGKTDFLDDYNPRHLTPSFCLLDAQGNVQATGGIPSTAWNKLKRIWEGTTKLPAFTLMKSDDVGRKGHEV
- a CDS encoding DUF6624 domain-containing protein, which produces MIQGIIANFFTFSDVNGTLQITYYPQARLDYQGPEGRFIYPGASPGRYITIQEQSFLGQQITIVLAPAADGPSMTLTLLLPPMNMAGQHEQDFDTLAIKTTRSGLLSPRGALLTYEVIPLQGIAQHLLHPPYSRQGPLSDEPQEAFKAIANEIMKMSEVDQQMRKRGQWDASIDVANTQRMKGIVEHMGWPTRSKVGSPASKMAWQLVQHADHDRAFQQACLDLMKAQAPGEVSPVNIAYLEDRVRVAEGRPQVYGTQFYSDEAGKVGPRPIEDPDHVDERRQAVGLQPLSDYAREVEQSYQEYHPS